One part of the Glycine soja cultivar W05 chromosome 11, ASM419377v2, whole genome shotgun sequence genome encodes these proteins:
- the LOC114373770 gene encoding E3 ubiquitin-protein ligase RHF1A-like isoform X1 produces MANFTSFSSSLTHIPPISAPSSSAAFDDSSEDSCSICLEPFSVHDPSTVTCCKHEYHLHCIIEWSQRSKECPICWQSLALKDPASQELLAAVEDEKCMRSRNIANSRAPLGQLNESHDDSCSDDSDFDDQIMKRLVSAARRAHFVQRQERKRSPSAGPSEALGVNSSMHVSEVQTTLTTSSSGGSLPASGVPSTVSIQPPALNTTPESARRPNTSEISFPESFKSKFSAASARYKESISKSTLGLKEKLLAHNVSVKELSKGVQREMNAGIAGVARMIERLDLSSKRSSAPLIAVHSVATSDFPSSGKSVEENGIGGSPSKENGGAVHDVSSDVPPLVTNMQSFRTKTPPFLQSGHGMV; encoded by the exons ATGGCAAAtttcacttctttttcttcatctctGACACACATTCCACCCATTTCAgctccttcttcttctgcagCTTTCGACGATTCTTCCGAAGACTCCTGCAGTATATGCTTAGAGCCCTTCAGCGTTCATGACCCATCTACT GTCACCTGTTGCAAACATGAATATCATCTGCATTGCATTATTGAATG GTCACAAAGAAGCAAAGAGTGCCCAATCTGTTGGCAATCACTTGCTTTGAAAGATCCTGCCAG CCAAGAGCTTCTAGCTGCAGTGGAAGATGAGAAATGCATGAGATCAAGAAACATTGCTAATTCTCGTGCCCCCCTTGGACAACTTAATGAAAGCCAC GATGATTCTTGCTCAGATGACTCTGATTTTGATGATCAGATTATGAAGCGCCTAGTTTCTGCTGCAAGAAGAGCTCATTTTGTTCAGAGACAGGAAAGGAAGAGATCACCTAGTGCTGGTCCATCAGAGGCTCTTGGTGTTAACTCTTCCATGCATGTTTCTGAGGTGCAAACAACTCTTACAACTTCATCATCTGGGGGTAGTTTGCCAGCTTCTGGTGTACCATCTACTGTTAGCATTCAACCTCCAGCACTAAATACTACTCCTGAGAGTGCAAGGAGACCAAACACTTCTGAGATTTCCTTCCCTGAGTCCTTCAAATCAAAGTTTTCTGCTGCTTCAGCCAG ATATAAGGAATCAATTTCAAAAAGTACGCTTGGTCTTAAAGAGAAGTTACTTGCTCATAATGTCTCGGTTAAAGAGCTGAGTAAAGGTGTTCAGCGCGAGATGAATGCAGGCATTGCTGGAGTTGCACGGATGATTGAACGCCTTGATCTTAGCTCAAAACGGTCCAGTGCTCCTCTCATTGCTGTCCATAGTGTGGCTACTTCAGACTTCCCTTCTTCAGGGAAGTCTGTTGAAGAGAATGGCATTGGGGGTTCTCCTAGTAAAGAGAATGGAGGTGCAGTTCATGATGTTAGTTCAGATGTTCCCCCACTTGTTACTAACATGCAATCTTTTCGAACAAAAACTCCTCCATTTCTTCAG AGTGGACATGGAATGGTATGA
- the LOC114376363 gene encoding peroxiredoxin-2F, mitochondrial-like isoform X2, translated as MKPGLVKRLTKSLSATLGFKSSSSLAKVTTGTEILSIAPKVSLQKARSWDEGQESGHIWNPGVCSEEHVPTYMENIDKFKAKGIDTVICVSINDPYAMNEWAEKLQGKDAIEFYGDFDGSFHKSLKLVTNLSNVLLGTRSERWSAYVVDGVIKDLNVEEDPSVVTVSAAQTILEQI; from the exons ATGAAACCCGGTTTGGTGAAGCGACTCACCAAGTCATTGTCTGCAACTCTTGGGTTCAAATCTTCTTCCTCTTTGGCCAAGGTTACAACTGGAACTGAAATACTCTCTATTGCACCCAAAGTTTCTCTTCAGAAAGCTCGCTCATGGGACGAAG GACAAGAAAGTGGTCATATTTGGAATCCCG GGGTTTGTTCAGAAGAACATGTTCCAACTTACATGGAGAATATTGATAAGTTTAAGGCTAAGGGGATCGATACCGTTATTTGTGTCTCTATTAATGATCCATATGCTATGAATGAGTGGGCAGAGAAGCTTCAAGGCAAAGATGCT ATTGAGTTTTATGGGGACTTTGATGGGAGCTTTCACAAAAGCTTGAAATTAGTTACTAATCTCTCCAATGTTTTGCTTGGAACTCGATCTGAAAG ATGGTCAGCATATGTGGTAGATGGAGTGATTAAGGATCTTAATGTTGAGGAAGATCCATCTGTTGTCACAGTTTCTGCTGCACAAACTATTTTGGAACAGATTTGA
- the LOC114373319 gene encoding RNA pseudouridine synthase 6, chloroplastic-like: MNSVAMTVASMLFAGGCRILAVPAAARAIRIPRAALSSHHNKHAPSWGCRSSHNSNTALAGEAEFSTTDAGNLTATSSSDSFPKYDRLLPCPSHKNPPRIEHLVISEGGPVLELICKALDLPPLYVSDLIQFGAVYYALVCPQPPPNATEEQIRVFKEVTEPSVLRKRASIKGKTVREAQKTFRVTHVDQFVEPGTYLRVHVHPKRFPRSYEIDWRSRIIAVAESYVVLDKPAGTSVGGTTDNIEESCATFATRALGMTTPLMTTHQIDNCTEGCVVLARTKDYCSIFHGKIREKKVKKLYLALAASPLPTGIITHYMRPINMAPRLISEDFIKGWHLCQLEVLECRKIPWPTTAIQDKYCVEDCGWPSQDYAYECKINLLTGKTHQIRAQFAAYKAPLIGDSMYMPAAIADVSNPGLNPFGKYKKDFSSESEKETAVVNWMAQHGKEPSVAIGLQACQISWDDDEHFYEAGLPWWRC, from the exons ATGAATTCGGTGGCGATGACGGTGGCGTCAATGTTGTTCGCCGGCGGCTGTCGTATCCTCGCCGTGCCTGCGGCGGCGCGCGCCATCCGCATCCCGCGAGCAGCTCTCAGCAGTCACCACAACAAGCACGCTCCGAGTTGGGGCTGTCGGAGTTCACACAACAGTAACACTGCACTCGCCGGTGAAGCCGAATTCTCAACAACCGACGCCGGAAACTTAACCGCTACCTCTTCTTCCGACAG TTTCCCGAAGTATGACCGGTTGCTTCCATGTCCATCGCACAAAAATCCACCGAGAATTGAACACTTAGTTATATCAGAAGGAGGACCTGTGTTAGAACTTATTTGCAAGGCCCTGGATCTTCCTCCTTT GTACGTTTCAGATTTGATTCAATTTGGAGCTGTATACTACGCTCTTGTTTGTCCGCAGCCTCCTCCGAATGCTACTGAAGAGCAAATTAGGGTATTCAAAGAAGTAACGGAACCTTCGGTGTTGCGCAAAAGAGCTTCCATCAAAGGCAAAACTGTGCGAGAGGCACAGAAAACTTTCCGTGTAACTCACGTGGATCAATTTGTTGAGCCAGGGACTTATTTGCGAGTACATGTGCACCCCAAACGCTTTCCTAG GAGCTATGAGATTGATTGGAGATCAAGGATCATAGCTGTGGCGGAATCCTATGTAGTTTTGGATAAACCTGCTGGTACATCA GTAGGTGGCACTACTGACAACATTGAAGAAAGTTGTGCAACCTTTGCAACTCGTGCCTTGGGAATGACAACCCCTTTGATGACTACCCATCAAATTGATAATTGCACTGAAGGCTG TGTGGTATTGGCTAGGACTAAAGACTATTGCTCCATCTTTCATGGCAAAATCAGG gagAAAAAGGTGAAGAAGCTCTATCTCGCTCTTGCAGCTTCTCCTTTGCCAACTGGAATCATTACCCACTATATGCGTCCTATTAACATGGCTCCTAGACTTATTTCTGAAG ATTTTATCAAGGGATGGCATCTGTGTCAACTTGAGGTCCTGGAATGTAGAAAGATTCCCTGGCCAACTACTGCTATACAAGACAAGTATTGTGTTGAAGACTGTGGGTGGCCTTCTCAAGATTATGCATACGAGTGCAAAATCAACCTTCTTACTGGTAAAACACATCAG ATTCGAGCTCAATTTGCTGCCTATAAGGCACCATTAATTGGTGATTCTATGTATATGCCAGCTGCAATTGCGGATGTGAGTAATCCTGGACTTAATCCATTTGGAAAATACAAGAAAGATTTCAGTAGTGAGAGTGAAAAAGAAACAGCTGTTGTAAATTGGATGGCACAACATGGAAAAGAGCCGAGTGTTGCAATTGGCCTTCAAGCATGTCAAATTTCATGGGATGATGATGAACACTTTTATGAAGCTGGTTTACCTTGGTGGAGGTGTTAA
- the LOC114376362 gene encoding peroxiredoxin-2F, mitochondrial-like has translation MASAMVNRGGSRIIKSVSAALGTRFYAKVATGTDIVSAAPNVSLQKARTWDEGLASKFSTTTLKDIFKDKKVVIFGLPGAYTGVCSNKHVPPYKENIDKFKAKGIDSVICVAINDPYTMNAWAEKLQAKDAIEFYGDFDGSFHKSLELVTDLSGALLGTRSERWSAYVVDGKVKVLNVEEAPSDVKVSGADTILGQI, from the exons ATGGCATCCGCTATGGTGAATCGAGGTGGTTCTAGGATCATCAAATCAGTGTCTGCAGCTCTTGGTACGAGGTTTTACGCCAAGGTTGCAACAGGGACTGACATAGTCTCTGCCGCACCTAATGTTTCTCTCCAGAAAGCTCGTACCTGGGACGAGGGCCTGGCTTCCAAGTTCTCCACCACTACTCTCAAAGACATCTTCAAG GACAAGAAAGTTGTCATCTTTGGGCTCCCG GGTGCATACACGGGAGTTTGTTCAAACAAACACGTTCCTCCTTACAAGGAGAATATTGATAAGTTTAAGGCTAAGGGGATAGATTCTGTTATTTGTGTGGCTATTAATGATCCGTACACTATGAATGCGTGGGCTGAGAAGCTTCAAGCCAAAGATGCT ATTGAGTTTTATGGGGACTTTGATGGGAGCTTTCACAAAAGTTTGGAATTAGTTACTGATCTCTCTGGTGCATTGCTTGGAACTCGATCTGAAAG ATGGTCAGCATATGTGGTAGATGGAAAGGTTAAGGTTCTTAATGTTGAAGAAGCTCCATCTGATGTTAAAGTTTCTGGTGCAGATACCATTTTGGGACAGATTTGA
- the LOC114377208 gene encoding glucose-6-phosphate/phosphate translocator 2, chloroplastic-like: protein MISSMKCTASSLTCSAFSNRKLSIARPQLVTLPTINNVEQNMGPSQLCSQKPLYLSSTENLALVRRRRVTECQAYEADRSRPLEINIELPAEEAAQRFKIGVYFATWWALNVVFNIYNKKVLNAFPYPWLTSTLSLAAGSLMMLVSWATRVAEVPKVNLDFWKALFPVAVAHTIGHVAATVSMSKVAVSFTHIIKSGEPAFSVLVSRFLLGEAFPMPVYLSLLPIIGGCALAAVTELNFNMIGFMGAMISNLAFVFRNIFSKKGMKGMSVSGMNYYACLSIMSLLILTPFAIAVEGPKVWAAGWQTAVSQIGPNFVWWVAAQSVFYHLYNQVSYMSLDQISPLTFSIGNTMKRISVIVSSILIFHTPVQPINALGAAIAILGTFLYSQAKQ, encoded by the exons ATGATCTCGTCAATGAAATGCACAGCCTCATCTCTCACATGTTCTGCTTTCTCAAACAGAAAGCTTTCCATTGCAAGGCCTCAACTCGTGACATTACCAACCATCAACAACGTTGAACAAAACATGGGTCCCTCTCAGTTGTGTTCACAGAAGCCTCTCTACCTTTCATCCACCGAGAACTTGGCATTGGTGAGGAGAAGGAGAGTGACGGAGTGCCAGGCCTATGAAGCTGACAGGTCACGGCCTCTGGAGATCAACATTGAGCTGCCGGCTGAAGAGGCGGCGCAGAGGTTCAAGATTGGTGTGTATTTTGCTACATGGTGGGCTTTGAATGTAGTTTTCAACATTTACAATAAGAAGGTTTTGAATGCTTTTCCTTACCCATGGCTCACCTCCACTTTGTCCCTTGCTGCTGGCTCCCTCATGATGTTAGTCTCATGGGCCACCAGGGTTGCTGAGGTCCCAAAAGTCAACTTGGACTTCTGGAAGGCCTTGTTTCCT GTTGCGGTGGCACACACAATTGGGCATGTTGCTGCAACTGTGAGCATGTCCAAGGTTGCTGTTTCATTCACTCACATCATCAAGAGTGGAGAGCCAGCTTTCAGTGTCCTTGTGTCAAGGTTCTTGCTCGGAGAAGCATTCCCAATGCCGGTTTATCTGTCACTGCTGCCAATTATTGGTGGTTGTGCACTAGCTGCAGTGACTGAGCTCAATTTCAACATGATTG GCTTCATGGGGGCTATGATATCAAATTTGGCATTTGTCTTCCGCAATATATTCTCAAAGAAAGGGATGAAGGGAATGTCTGTTAGTGGAATGAACTACTATGCTTGTCTTTCCATAATGTCACTGTTAATTCTGACACCTTTTGCCATTGCTGTTGAGGGCCCCAAGGTTTGGGCTGCAGGCTGGCAAACAGCTGTATCTCAAATTGGTCCCAATTTTGTATG GTGGGTAGCTGCACAGAGTGTCTTTTACCACTTGTACAATCAAGTCTCATACATGTCTCTTGATCAGATTTCTCCCTTAACATTTAGCATTGGAAACACAATGAAGAGGATTTCGGTCATTGTTTCTTCCATCCTTATCTTTCACACGCCTGTTCAGCCCATCAATGCTCTTGGTGCTGCCATTGCAATTCTTGGCACCTTCCTCTATTCACAG GCTAAACAGTAA
- the LOC114376363 gene encoding peroxiredoxin-2F, mitochondrial-like isoform X1: MKPGLVKRLTKSLSATLGFKSSSSLAKVTTGTEILSIAPKVSLQKARSWDEGVASNFSTTPLIDIFKDKKVVIFGIPGAFTGVCSEEHVPTYMENIDKFKAKGIDTVICVSINDPYAMNEWAEKLQGKDAIEFYGDFDGSFHKSLKLVTNLSNVLLGTRSERWSAYVVDGVIKDLNVEEDPSVVTVSAAQTILEQI; the protein is encoded by the exons ATGAAACCCGGTTTGGTGAAGCGACTCACCAAGTCATTGTCTGCAACTCTTGGGTTCAAATCTTCTTCCTCTTTGGCCAAGGTTACAACTGGAACTGAAATACTCTCTATTGCACCCAAAGTTTCTCTTCAGAAAGCTCGCTCATGGGACGAAGGTGTTGCTTCTAACTTCTCTACCACTCCTCTCATTGACATCTTCAAG GACAAGAAAGTGGTCATATTTGGAATCCCG GGTGCATTCACAGGGGTTTGTTCAGAAGAACATGTTCCAACTTACATGGAGAATATTGATAAGTTTAAGGCTAAGGGGATCGATACCGTTATTTGTGTCTCTATTAATGATCCATATGCTATGAATGAGTGGGCAGAGAAGCTTCAAGGCAAAGATGCT ATTGAGTTTTATGGGGACTTTGATGGGAGCTTTCACAAAAGCTTGAAATTAGTTACTAATCTCTCCAATGTTTTGCTTGGAACTCGATCTGAAAG ATGGTCAGCATATGTGGTAGATGGAGTGATTAAGGATCTTAATGTTGAGGAAGATCCATCTGTTGTCACAGTTTCTGCTGCACAAACTATTTTGGAACAGATTTGA
- the LOC114373770 gene encoding E3 ubiquitin-protein ligase RHF1A-like isoform X2, with protein sequence MANFTSFSSSLTHIPPISAPSSSAAFDDSSEDSCSICLEPFSVHDPSTVTCCKHEYHLHCIIEWSQRSKECPICWQSLALKDPASQELLAAVEDEKCMRSRNIANSRAPLGQLNESHIMKRLVSAARRAHFVQRQERKRSPSAGPSEALGVNSSMHVSEVQTTLTTSSSGGSLPASGVPSTVSIQPPALNTTPESARRPNTSEISFPESFKSKFSAASARYKESISKSTLGLKEKLLAHNVSVKELSKGVQREMNAGIAGVARMIERLDLSSKRSSAPLIAVHSVATSDFPSSGKSVEENGIGGSPSKENGGAVHDVSSDVPPLVTNMQSFRTKTPPFLQSGHGMV encoded by the exons ATGGCAAAtttcacttctttttcttcatctctGACACACATTCCACCCATTTCAgctccttcttcttctgcagCTTTCGACGATTCTTCCGAAGACTCCTGCAGTATATGCTTAGAGCCCTTCAGCGTTCATGACCCATCTACT GTCACCTGTTGCAAACATGAATATCATCTGCATTGCATTATTGAATG GTCACAAAGAAGCAAAGAGTGCCCAATCTGTTGGCAATCACTTGCTTTGAAAGATCCTGCCAG CCAAGAGCTTCTAGCTGCAGTGGAAGATGAGAAATGCATGAGATCAAGAAACATTGCTAATTCTCGTGCCCCCCTTGGACAACTTAATGAAAGCCAC ATTATGAAGCGCCTAGTTTCTGCTGCAAGAAGAGCTCATTTTGTTCAGAGACAGGAAAGGAAGAGATCACCTAGTGCTGGTCCATCAGAGGCTCTTGGTGTTAACTCTTCCATGCATGTTTCTGAGGTGCAAACAACTCTTACAACTTCATCATCTGGGGGTAGTTTGCCAGCTTCTGGTGTACCATCTACTGTTAGCATTCAACCTCCAGCACTAAATACTACTCCTGAGAGTGCAAGGAGACCAAACACTTCTGAGATTTCCTTCCCTGAGTCCTTCAAATCAAAGTTTTCTGCTGCTTCAGCCAG ATATAAGGAATCAATTTCAAAAAGTACGCTTGGTCTTAAAGAGAAGTTACTTGCTCATAATGTCTCGGTTAAAGAGCTGAGTAAAGGTGTTCAGCGCGAGATGAATGCAGGCATTGCTGGAGTTGCACGGATGATTGAACGCCTTGATCTTAGCTCAAAACGGTCCAGTGCTCCTCTCATTGCTGTCCATAGTGTGGCTACTTCAGACTTCCCTTCTTCAGGGAAGTCTGTTGAAGAGAATGGCATTGGGGGTTCTCCTAGTAAAGAGAATGGAGGTGCAGTTCATGATGTTAGTTCAGATGTTCCCCCACTTGTTACTAACATGCAATCTTTTCGAACAAAAACTCCTCCATTTCTTCAG AGTGGACATGGAATGGTATGA